Proteins from a single region of Dysosmobacter acutus:
- a CDS encoding 4Fe-4S cluster-binding domain-containing protein, whose translation MKYPYKTREGGATVTVFVPYDCGNHCPFCINKEEYSNLDGFSVEKICRSIELMDAITPRCDFVFTGGEPFADLEALQTMLDHVPTTHKVYINTTLPVSRKQSPEDVVRFTEKNREKITCINVSRHLVKYVEESNDELLGKLAVPVRINCVLYRDYPKERLIPYLERFLHLPVSIQFRFDYTATTPENLYEEDGDMILQNLRSIAQFTGLDGCRMRCGFHFDYKGMELTYHKTLPYSTIVERDGDTVYQILYDILIKQNGDLHSDWDKTPLDVDAYRRVVYEPYDLKWIKKA comes from the coding sequence ATGAAATACCCCTATAAGACGCGGGAGGGTGGGGCTACCGTCACGGTGTTTGTACCGTATGACTGCGGAAACCACTGCCCCTTCTGCATCAATAAAGAAGAATACTCCAATTTGGATGGATTCAGTGTGGAAAAGATATGCCGCAGCATTGAGCTGATGGACGCCATCACGCCGAGGTGCGATTTCGTGTTCACCGGCGGCGAGCCCTTTGCGGACCTTGAGGCGCTTCAGACGATGCTGGACCATGTGCCCACCACCCACAAGGTCTATATCAACACCACGCTGCCCGTCTCCCGAAAGCAGTCTCCAGAGGATGTGGTCCGATTTACGGAGAAAAACCGGGAGAAGATCACCTGCATCAATGTGTCCCGCCATCTGGTCAAATATGTGGAGGAGTCCAACGACGAGCTGTTGGGTAAGCTGGCGGTTCCGGTGCGGATCAACTGTGTGCTGTACCGGGACTACCCCAAGGAAAGGCTGATCCCCTATCTGGAGCGCTTTTTGCACCTGCCGGTGAGCATCCAGTTCCGCTTTGACTATACCGCCACCACGCCGGAGAACCTCTATGAGGAGGACGGGGACATGATTTTGCAGAATCTGCGGTCCATCGCCCAATTTACCGGACTGGACGGCTGCCGGATGCGCTGCGGGTTCCACTTTGACTACAAGGGTATGGAGCTGACTTATCACAAAACCCTGCCCTACAGCACCATTGTGGAGCGGGATGGCGATACGGTTTACCAAATTCTCTATGACATCCTCATCAAGCAAAACGGCGATCTCCACTCCGACTGGGACAAGACTCCTCTGGATGTGGATGCCTACCGCCGTGTGGTGTATGAACCCTACGACCTCAAGTGGATTAAAAAAGCATGA
- a CDS encoding oxaloacetate decarboxylase, whose translation MLHVDALMKVLPLALDGWFGVFLVTAVAIVSIYLLNWITSGKSKKD comes from the coding sequence ATGCTCCATGTTGACGCGCTGATGAAGGTACTGCCGCTGGCGCTGGACGGCTGGTTTGGCGTGTTTCTTGTAACGGCCGTGGCCATTGTGTCCATTTACCTGCTCAATTGGATCACATCCGGAAAATCAAAAAAGGATTAG
- a CDS encoding sodium ion-translocating decarboxylase subunit beta, with translation MWFIGGLLIYLAIKKNMEPSLLLPIGFGAILVNLPLSGVVTQVYDGVAEPGALDVLFNAGISNELFPLLLFVGIGAMIDFTPLLSNPKLMIFGAAAQFGIFFTLCIAVLLGFDVSDAASIAIIGAADGPTSIFVANYFQSAYIGAIIVVAYSYMALVPIVQPPVIRLITTRRERLIRMEYASKPVSKTAKILFPIIISIIAGLIAPRSLALIGFLMFGNLVRECGVLDTLSETAQRILANLITLFLGLTVASKMQADAFLSKETLMILGLGLFAFVFDTVGGVMIAKLFNLFSRKKINPMIGAAGISAFPMSARVVNKLGLAEDNQNFLLMHAVGVNVSGQIASVIAGGLILKLFG, from the coding sequence ATGTGGTTCATCGGCGGGCTTTTGATCTACCTGGCCATCAAAAAGAACATGGAGCCGTCGCTCCTGCTCCCCATCGGATTCGGCGCCATTCTGGTGAATCTGCCCCTGTCCGGCGTTGTCACCCAGGTCTACGACGGTGTGGCGGAGCCCGGCGCGCTGGATGTGCTGTTCAACGCCGGCATCTCCAATGAGCTCTTCCCCCTGCTTTTGTTCGTGGGCATCGGCGCCATGATCGACTTTACGCCCCTGCTCTCCAACCCCAAGCTGATGATCTTCGGCGCCGCCGCCCAATTCGGCATCTTTTTCACCCTCTGCATCGCCGTACTGCTGGGTTTTGATGTCAGCGACGCCGCCTCCATCGCCATCATCGGCGCCGCGGACGGCCCCACCTCCATCTTCGTTGCCAACTACTTCCAGTCCGCATACATCGGCGCCATCATTGTGGTTGCCTACTCCTACATGGCCCTGGTCCCCATTGTCCAGCCGCCGGTGATCCGGCTGATCACCACCCGCAGGGAGCGGCTCATCCGGATGGAGTACGCCTCCAAGCCTGTCTCCAAAACGGCCAAAATCCTCTTCCCCATCATCATCTCCATCATCGCCGGTCTGATCGCTCCCAGAAGTCTGGCCCTGATCGGCTTTTTGATGTTCGGCAATCTGGTCCGGGAGTGCGGCGTGCTGGACACCCTTTCCGAAACCGCCCAGCGGATTCTGGCCAACCTGATCACGCTTTTCCTGGGCCTCACCGTGGCCTCCAAAATGCAGGCGGACGCCTTTTTGAGCAAGGAGACGCTGATGATCCTTGGACTGGGCCTCTTTGCCTTCGTGTTCGACACCGTGGGCGGCGTTATGATCGCAAAGCTTTTCAACCTGTTCTCAAGGAAAAAGATCAACCCCATGATCGGCGCCGCCGGCATCTCCGCCTTTCCCATGTCCGCCCGGGTCGTCAACAAACTGGGCCTGGCGGAGGACAACCAAAACTTCCTGCTGATGCACGCCGTGGGCGTCAATGTCTCCGGTCAGATCGCCTCGGTGATCGCCGGCGGCCTGATTCTGAAGCTCTTCGGCTGA
- the safA gene encoding SafA/ExsA family spore coat assembly protein codes for MKRFAMKFATTVLTLSLLSTGASALTHTVVQGDTMWKLAVKYEVGTREIINANPQISNPDLIYPGQALTIPQLDQGVSAFESEVMRLVNEARAKNGLKPLSANWELSRVARYKSQDMVDRRYFSHTSPTYGTPFQMIKSFGLTYRTAGENIAYGQSTPQAVVNAWMNSSGHRANILNPSYTQIGVGYVANGHYWTQLFIG; via the coding sequence ATGAAACGATTTGCAATGAAATTCGCAACAACCGTGCTCACACTTTCGCTCCTGTCCACCGGGGCATCCGCCCTGACCCACACCGTGGTCCAAGGCGACACCATGTGGAAACTGGCGGTCAAATATGAGGTTGGCACCAGGGAAATCATCAACGCCAATCCCCAGATATCCAATCCGGACCTGATCTATCCCGGCCAGGCTCTGACCATCCCTCAGCTTGACCAGGGTGTCTCCGCCTTTGAGAGCGAGGTCATGCGCCTGGTGAATGAAGCCCGGGCGAAAAATGGCCTGAAGCCGCTGAGCGCCAATTGGGAGCTCTCCCGCGTCGCCCGGTACAAATCCCAGGACATGGTGGACCGGCGCTACTTCTCCCACACCAGCCCCACCTATGGCACGCCCTTCCAGATGATCAAGTCCTTCGGCCTTACTTACCGCACCGCAGGTGAGAACATCGCCTACGGCCAATCCACCCCCCAGGCCGTGGTCAACGCGTGGATGAACTCCAGCGGCCACCGCGCCAACATCCTGAACCCGTCCTATACCCAGATCGGCGTCGGATATGTGGCCAATGGCCACTACTGGACTCAGCTGTTCATCGGGTAA
- a CDS encoding manganese efflux pump MntP family protein, whose product MHVVSALLLGVSTNLDNLFLGLSLGLQKKRLPFRANAVIGLFSAAVTALFCASSALLSGLGRLPNLVGGGIIIAMGLWSLLPGKQDTGSDCYQKGFSWHETLMLGSGLAVNCIPVAFGAGLTGIPSWIAALSVGGISLLCVAAGNAIGLAATGLALHPRAFVVLGGGIMIALGIVELLG is encoded by the coding sequence ATGCACGTTGTTTCGGCTCTTTTATTGGGAGTCTCCACCAATCTTGACAATTTGTTTCTGGGCCTGTCCCTTGGCCTGCAAAAGAAGCGGCTTCCCTTCCGGGCAAACGCAGTGATCGGCCTTTTTTCCGCCGCGGTGACGGCGCTTTTCTGCGCATCCTCCGCGCTGCTGTCCGGATTGGGGCGGCTGCCCAACCTGGTGGGAGGAGGCATCATCATCGCCATGGGACTGTGGTCTTTGCTGCCGGGGAAACAGGATACGGGCTCCGACTGCTACCAGAAGGGCTTTTCCTGGCATGAGACGCTTATGTTAGGAAGCGGCCTCGCGGTGAACTGCATCCCTGTGGCCTTCGGCGCCGGACTGACCGGAATCCCATCCTGGATCGCCGCACTGTCCGTGGGCGGGATCAGTCTGCTCTGCGTGGCCGCTGGCAATGCCATTGGGCTGGCGGCCACCGGCCTTGCCCTGCATCCCCGGGCCTTTGTGGTGCTTGGCGGCGGAATCATGATCGCCCTGGGGATTGTCGAGCTTTTGGGATAA
- a CDS encoding nitroreductase family protein, whose product MDYFKAVKSRYSCYDITGKSTISDSRLKEMLNDAVSCAPSSFNSHSSRLVLLLQSGHETLWNIVLEALRPMVPEEKFPNTEKKIGSFAAGYGTILFYEDQETVRGLQEKYPLYSENFPLWAEQGSAMLQYIVWTGLEAEGLGASLQHYNPLIDREAAAAFDIPDHWKLIAQMPFGVPAEEHRGGIRKGEDTWVRVVEKSGRRG is encoded by the coding sequence ATGGATTACTTTAAGGCGGTGAAAAGCCGTTATAGCTGCTACGACATCACGGGAAAGAGCACCATTTCTGACAGCAGGCTGAAAGAGATGCTTAACGACGCGGTGAGCTGCGCCCCGTCTTCCTTCAATTCCCATTCCTCCCGGCTCGTGCTCCTGCTGCAAAGCGGGCATGAAACGCTGTGGAACATTGTGCTGGAGGCGCTGAGGCCGATGGTGCCGGAGGAGAAGTTTCCCAATACGGAAAAAAAGATCGGATCCTTTGCCGCTGGCTACGGCACGATCCTTTTCTACGAGGACCAGGAAACGGTGCGGGGTCTTCAGGAGAAATACCCCCTATACAGCGAAAATTTTCCCCTCTGGGCGGAACAGGGAAGCGCCATGCTTCAGTATATCGTGTGGACGGGGTTGGAGGCCGAGGGGCTGGGCGCCTCCCTTCAGCACTATAATCCGCTGATTGACCGTGAAGCGGCCGCGGCTTTTGACATCCCGGATCACTGGAAGCTGATTGCCCAGATGCCCTTCGGCGTCCCGGCGGAGGAGCATAGGGGAGGAATCCGAAAAGGAGAGGACACATGGGTGCGGGTTGTGGAAAAGAGCGGCCGGCGCGGCTGA
- a CDS encoding heavy-metal-associated domain-containing protein encodes MAQESVYYSINKDVGLHDTSLLKRALDSLPGVTSVSINKEQGSIVVDYDSTGVSQREIAEKIKILGYPIEHS; translated from the coding sequence ATGGCACAGGAAAGTGTGTATTATTCCATCAACAAGGACGTGGGGCTCCATGACACCAGCCTTTTGAAGCGGGCGCTGGATTCGCTGCCCGGCGTGACGTCGGTGAGCATCAACAAAGAGCAGGGCAGCATTGTCGTCGATTACGACAGCACCGGCGTTTCCCAGCGGGAAATTGCGGAAAAAATTAAAATTTTAGGCTACCCCATCGAGCATTCCTGA
- a CDS encoding MarR family winged helix-turn-helix transcriptional regulator has protein sequence MKISISRFLRFQKKLSKLYEEHFASAAAQCGLSKPEADVLIFLANNPEYHTARDVAIYRGLSKAYVSRAVDRLQRRGFLQVETQAEDRRVQNLRLTEAAAAPVGELQAAQEVFFAGLTQGIPAEPAQIAVDVLDQIMKNTDITR, from the coding sequence TTGAAAATTTCAATCAGCCGCTTTCTGCGGTTTCAAAAGAAATTGTCAAAGCTCTATGAGGAGCACTTCGCCTCGGCGGCGGCCCAGTGCGGTCTATCCAAGCCGGAGGCCGACGTGCTGATCTTTCTGGCCAACAATCCGGAGTATCACACGGCCCGGGATGTGGCCATTTACCGTGGGCTTTCCAAGGCCTACGTCTCCCGGGCGGTGGACCGGCTTCAGCGCAGGGGCTTTTTGCAGGTGGAAACCCAGGCGGAGGACCGGAGGGTTCAGAACCTGCGCCTGACGGAGGCCGCGGCAGCGCCTGTCGGAGAGCTTCAAGCTGCCCAGGAGGTTTTTTTTGCCGGGCTGACCCAGGGAATTCCGGCTGAGCCCGCGCAGATTGCCGTTGACGTATTGGACCAGATCATGAAGAACACCGATATCACAAGATAG
- a CDS encoding tyrosine-type recombinase/integrase, with protein sequence MAKGSVRKKGKKWYYRFYVEDASGNSVQREFPGSESKSETEAMLRKAMADYEEKQFVAKSENLTLAGLLDKWIEEELKPGSLSNGTVAAYIDTARRIKKHPIADRKLKKITPDHLQSYLDLLSLGGEWPDGTVRKALSSGSMRQYSAVLQGAFRFAVFPKQYLSFNPMQYIVYRKRAEDYDLFSEDSAEEDVPIIPTISYEQFLELNEMLSKKKNPALLPIQIAYYTGLRIGEACSLTWQDIDLKEQRLTVRRSIRYNSARHRTEIGTTKRKKIRSVDFCNTLAEILKEAKKAQMLDRLACGPLYSQNYYLSIEEKNRTYYEVYSLPVSEHPPEGYQAISLVCVRQDGRYESPATVSNMCQTAKKRVDGMESFHFHQLRHTFTSNLLSYGAAPKDVQELLGHSDVTTTMNIYAHASKEAKRDAAKLLDKVQ encoded by the coding sequence ATGGCAAAAGGTTCTGTAAGAAAAAAGGGAAAGAAGTGGTACTATCGGTTCTATGTAGAGGACGCCAGCGGCAACAGCGTCCAGAGGGAGTTTCCCGGTTCTGAGAGCAAGAGCGAAACGGAAGCCATGCTCCGCAAGGCCATGGCGGATTATGAAGAAAAGCAATTCGTAGCAAAATCTGAAAACCTGACCCTTGCAGGGCTGCTGGACAAATGGATTGAGGAGGAACTGAAGCCCGGTTCTCTGAGCAACGGCACGGTGGCCGCCTACATCGACACAGCCAGACGCATCAAGAAGCACCCCATCGCCGACCGTAAGCTGAAGAAGATCACACCGGATCATCTGCAAAGCTATCTGGACCTGCTGAGCCTTGGCGGTGAATGGCCGGACGGCACGGTGAGGAAAGCGCTGAGCAGCGGCTCCATGCGGCAATACTCCGCTGTGCTGCAAGGTGCGTTCCGCTTCGCGGTGTTCCCGAAGCAGTATCTCTCCTTCAATCCCATGCAGTACATTGTGTACCGCAAGAGGGCGGAGGACTATGACCTGTTTTCGGAGGATAGCGCAGAGGAGGATGTTCCCATTATCCCAACGATCTCCTACGAACAGTTTCTTGAACTGAATGAGATGCTGTCCAAAAAGAAAAATCCCGCCCTTCTGCCCATCCAGATCGCATACTACACCGGACTTCGCATTGGCGAGGCTTGCAGTCTGACCTGGCAGGACATTGATTTGAAGGAGCAGCGGCTGACGGTGAGACGCAGCATCCGCTACAACTCGGCGCGGCACAGGACGGAGATTGGCACCACGAAGCGCAAAAAGATCCGCTCAGTGGATTTCTGCAACACACTGGCGGAGATTTTGAAAGAGGCAAAGAAGGCGCAGATGCTTGACCGCCTTGCCTGCGGGCCGCTATACAGCCAGAACTACTACTTGAGCATTGAGGAAAAGAACCGCACCTACTATGAGGTCTACAGCCTGCCGGTTTCAGAGCATCCTCCAGAGGGCTATCAGGCGATCAGCCTTGTCTGTGTGCGACAGGATGGCAGGTATGAGTCTCCGGCAACGGTTTCCAATATGTGCCAGACAGCGAAGAAAAGAGTGGACGGTATGGAGAGCTTTCATTTCCACCAGCTTCGCCACACCTTCACCAGCAATCTGTTGTCCTACGGCGCAGCGCCGAAGGACGTGCAGGAGCTTCTTGGTCATTCGGATGTGACGACCACAATGAATATTTACGCACACGCCAGTAAGGAAGCCAAGCGAGACGCCGCGAAACTGCTGGACAAGGTGCAATAA
- a CDS encoding helix-turn-helix domain-containing protein, producing the protein MTDKIGLTIEEAADYTGIGRNTMRKLVEWEKIPVLRIGRRYIIRIDVIHKFMEANQGADLLVREQVHAVR; encoded by the coding sequence ATGACAGATAAAATCGGCTTAACGATAGAAGAAGCCGCCGACTATACAGGCATTGGCAGAAACACCATGCGGAAGCTCGTGGAATGGGAGAAGATTCCCGTACTGCGGATCGGGCGCAGATACATCATCCGCATAGACGTTATTCATAAGTTCATGGAAGCCAACCAGGGTGCAGATCTTCTGGTGCGAGAACAGGTCCACGCAGTCAGATGA
- a CDS encoding helix-turn-helix domain-containing protein: protein MTNKPGNANVSLLPFSTIEAASSGDVDAINAVLRHYERYMAALATRRLYDENGVEHLCIDEEKLCRMRTKLITKIIEFKVIRTV, encoded by the coding sequence GTGACGAACAAACCGGGTAATGCGAATGTATCCCTGCTCCCTTTTTCTACCATTGAAGCAGCATCTTCCGGAGATGTGGATGCGATCAATGCCGTGCTGCGGCACTACGAACGCTATATGGCGGCTCTGGCGACAAGGCGGCTCTATGATGAGAACGGCGTTGAGCATCTTTGCATTGATGAGGAAAAGCTATGCAGGATGCGAACAAAGCTGATCACCAAGATCATTGAATTCAAGGTGATCCGAACCGTGTGA
- a CDS encoding sigma-70 family RNA polymerase sigma factor yields MELTPSQKETARHEFDRLCKMVLRGEAIDYDNHIAWRSKHETSLSWLSESQERQLGVLDEYPCERFCFQVQGYTIPIRSEILANALVKLSEKKRDIILLAYFLDMTDQEIADKLDMVRYTVQRRRAKSLKELKKKMEVDSSDEQTG; encoded by the coding sequence ATGGAGCTGACGCCGTCCCAGAAGGAAACTGCTCGGCATGAATTCGACAGGCTATGCAAGATGGTGCTGCGCGGAGAGGCCATCGATTATGACAATCACATCGCATGGCGCTCCAAGCATGAGACTTCCCTTTCGTGGTTGTCAGAAAGTCAGGAGAGACAGTTGGGCGTACTGGACGAGTACCCGTGCGAACGATTCTGCTTTCAGGTGCAGGGCTATACCATCCCTATCCGCAGCGAAATCCTTGCCAATGCCCTTGTGAAGCTGTCTGAGAAAAAGCGGGATATTATTCTGCTTGCGTATTTTTTGGATATGACCGATCAGGAGATCGCGGATAAGCTGGATATGGTCCGATACACCGTGCAGCGCAGACGTGCAAAGTCTCTTAAGGAATTAAAAAAGAAAATGGAGGTTGATAGCAGTGACGAACAAACCGGGTAA
- a CDS encoding helix-turn-helix transcriptional regulator, whose amino-acid sequence MVVEVMNVYVALDLLAKAVREAREERGLSQRELARKLSMNTRTIMDLEICRSNPKGETIFLIARELHISLDAIAHAGTSRPNSVSADVLEFFSGKDDTESRDYIDLCRQVEKMKKKKDQ is encoded by the coding sequence ATGGTAGTAGAGGTGATGAATGTGTATGTTGCGCTCGATCTTCTGGCAAAGGCTGTGAGAGAGGCCAGAGAGGAACGGGGCCTTTCTCAGCGAGAATTAGCCCGCAAGCTAAGCATGAATACAAGAACGATCATGGATTTGGAGATCTGTCGCAGCAATCCGAAGGGCGAAACTATTTTCCTTATTGCCCGTGAGCTGCACATCAGCTTGGATGCCATAGCACACGCTGGCACCTCTCGTCCGAATTCCGTCAGCGCCGATGTTCTGGAATTCTTCTCTGGAAAAGACGATACTGAATCAAGGGACTATATTGATCTCTGTCGTCAGGTAGAGAAAATGAAGAAAAAGAAAGATCAGTAA